One genomic window of Sphingomonas sp. C3-2 includes the following:
- a CDS encoding LysR family transcriptional regulator — MELRQLRYFAALADAQNFHRAAQRLNMSQPPLTVAIRKLEQELGVDLFVRTPRGVTLTPAGEAVLPHARQTLVQAELVRQAARDGGSGLRGQLRIGFVGSAIYGLIPRIVPEFRKAYPQVNLVLHETTSVEVVKALHAGEFDAGLVRLPIFDEPELETTVLERDVLAVALPHDHPLARRDLIALEELQGEAFIMYPQPSILHAKTLWACHSAGFVPTIAQEAAQVQTILSLIQSRLGIALVPARTAVIAPPDIHIVTLAPQIVIENGLAYLRAGLHPMLRNFRDIALACHDIS; from the coding sequence ATGGAACTTCGACAGCTTCGCTATTTCGCCGCGCTCGCGGATGCGCAGAATTTTCACCGCGCGGCGCAGCGGCTCAACATGTCGCAACCGCCGCTCACCGTGGCGATCCGCAAGCTTGAACAGGAACTGGGGGTCGATCTCTTCGTCCGCACCCCGCGCGGGGTAACGCTGACACCGGCGGGGGAGGCCGTTCTCCCCCATGCCCGCCAGACTTTGGTTCAGGCGGAACTGGTGCGCCAGGCGGCGCGGGACGGGGGCAGTGGGCTGCGCGGACAATTGCGCATCGGCTTTGTCGGCTCCGCCATTTACGGGCTTATCCCCCGTATCGTCCCCGAATTTCGTAAGGCCTATCCGCAGGTCAATCTCGTGCTCCACGAAACCACCTCGGTCGAGGTGGTGAAGGCGCTCCATGCGGGCGAATTCGATGCCGGTCTCGTCCGCCTGCCGATCTTCGACGAACCCGAGTTGGAGACCACGGTGCTCGAACGCGATGTGCTCGCGGTCGCGCTGCCGCACGATCATCCGCTCGCGCGGCGCGACCTGATCGCGCTGGAGGAACTGCAGGGGGAGGCGTTTATCATGTATCCCCAGCCCAGCATCCTGCATGCCAAGACGCTCTGGGCCTGTCATAGCGCGGGCTTCGTCCCCACCATCGCGCAGGAAGCCGCGCAGGTGCAGACGATCCTCTCGCTCATCCAGAGCCGGCTTGGCATCGCGCTCGTACCCGCGCGCACCGCGGTGATCGCGCCGCCCGATATCCACATCGTCACGCTCGCCCCGCAGATCGTGATCGAGAACGGCCTCGCCTATCTGCGCGCCGGGCTGCACCCGATGCTGCGCAACTTCCGCGACATCGCGCTCGCCTGCCACGATATCTCGTGA
- a CDS encoding acyl-CoA dehydrogenase family protein has translation MFDNLVLSDIPAEDEALRPRVRECIAEHIKGMSLERRARSWMGFDGDFSRMLGAAGLIGLTMPRRYGGQERSPFARYVVVEELLSAGAPVAAHWIADRQSAPLILNFGTEAQREFFLPRISRGELFFCIGMSEPGSGSDLASVRSRAVRTASGWTLSGSKIWTTNAHLADYMIALVRTEGTPEDRHKGLSQFLVDLRTPGITIRPIADLTGDAHFAEVFFDDVHLPEDALIGEPGAGWQQVNAELAFERSGPERIFSSIALLDGWVRRLGAVGAPPGIDAVVGQFTAELAVLRQMSIAVTAQLAAGESPATEASLVKDLGTAFEQAIPVRIADLLSADLGDAADRDLYRTALYLSQIAPSFSLRGGTREILRGIIARGLGLR, from the coding sequence TTGTTCGACAATCTGGTACTTTCCGACATTCCGGCCGAGGACGAGGCACTGCGCCCCCGCGTGCGCGAATGCATTGCCGAACACATCAAGGGCATGTCGCTCGAACGGCGTGCGCGGTCCTGGATGGGCTTTGACGGCGATTTCAGCCGCATGCTGGGCGCGGCGGGGCTGATCGGCCTCACCATGCCGCGCCGCTATGGCGGGCAGGAGCGCAGCCCCTTTGCGCGCTATGTCGTGGTCGAGGAACTATTGTCGGCGGGCGCGCCGGTCGCCGCCCACTGGATCGCCGACCGCCAAAGCGCGCCCCTCATCCTCAACTTCGGGACCGAGGCGCAGCGCGAGTTCTTTCTACCGCGCATCAGCCGGGGCGAACTTTTCTTTTGCATCGGGATGAGCGAACCCGGCTCGGGCTCGGATCTTGCCAGCGTTCGTTCGCGCGCGGTGCGCACCGCCTCGGGCTGGACGCTTAGCGGTTCCAAGATCTGGACCACCAACGCGCATCTTGCCGATTATATGATCGCGCTTGTGCGGACCGAGGGTACGCCCGAGGATCGCCACAAGGGGCTGTCGCAATTCCTCGTCGATCTGCGCACGCCCGGCATCACCATCCGCCCCATCGCCGATCTTACCGGCGACGCGCATTTCGCCGAGGTGTTCTTCGACGATGTCCATCTGCCCGAAGACGCGCTGATCGGCGAACCCGGCGCGGGCTGGCAGCAGGTGAATGCCGAACTGGCCTTTGAGCGCAGCGGACCCGAACGCATCTTTTCCAGCATCGCGTTGCTCGATGGCTGGGTCAGGCGGCTGGGTGCGGTGGGGGCGCCGCCGGGGATTGATGCTGTGGTTGGCCAGTTCACCGCTGAGCTCGCCGTGCTGCGTCAGATGTCGATCGCCGTCACCGCGCAGCTGGCGGCGGGCGAAAGCCCGGCAACCGAGGCATCGCTCGTCAAGGATCTCGGCACCGCGTTCGAGCAGGCGATCCCGGTGCGGATCGCCGATCTGCTGTCGGCCGATCTGGGTGACGCCGCCGACCGCGATCTCTACCGGACCGCGCTGTATCTCAGCCAGATCGCACCCAGCTTCTCGCTGCGCGGCGGGACGCGTGAGATTTTGCGCGGGATCATCGCGCGCGGCCTCGGGCTGCGTTGA
- a CDS encoding acyl-CoA dehydrogenase family protein, with protein sequence MMNEINDAFDRLLGLTFPSETVRGIETGNTDWRPVWDEIEQSGFLDLLVPEAAGGAGIAWADSGALFALLGRHAVPAPIAETMVARLFLAQAGVAAPAGPILIVTRAEARPVQLFAVPFGRVAGAVLLVSADGAALVSLDGAGITPALLPGSLAADIAFVANAGETLIFAPGLTLDTAAQALAVLRAHAIAGAAARLLDMTLGYAADRNQFGKPIGRQQAVQQQLAVMAEKVVMARMAADMGSRGAFPPSLAAAATAKQVASTAGADICAIAHAVHGAIGISEEYDLQLFTRRIHEWRLEADGATHWAQALGRVRLQQSDMSTLDFVRSAEDTGTVSA encoded by the coding sequence ATGATGAACGAGATCAACGACGCCTTCGATCGCCTCCTCGGCCTTACCTTCCCGTCTGAAACCGTGCGCGGCATTGAAACCGGAAACACCGACTGGCGCCCTGTCTGGGACGAGATCGAGCAATCGGGCTTCCTCGATCTGCTCGTGCCTGAGGCGGCTGGCGGTGCCGGGATTGCCTGGGCCGATTCGGGTGCGCTCTTCGCGCTGCTCGGCCGCCATGCCGTGCCCGCGCCGATCGCCGAAACCATGGTCGCGCGGCTGTTCCTCGCACAGGCGGGTGTCGCCGCGCCTGCCGGGCCGATTCTGATCGTGACACGCGCAGAGGCCCGCCCCGTGCAGCTGTTTGCGGTGCCCTTTGGCCGCGTCGCCGGCGCGGTGCTGCTGGTGTCGGCGGATGGGGCGGCGCTCGTGTCGCTCGACGGGGCGGGGATCACCCCGGCGCTTCTACCCGGGTCGCTCGCCGCCGACATCGCGTTTGTGGCCAATGCCGGCGAAACACTCATTTTCGCGCCAGGGCTCACCCTTGATACCGCCGCGCAGGCGCTTGCCGTCCTGCGCGCGCACGCCATTGCCGGCGCGGCCGCGCGTCTGCTCGACATGACGCTCGGCTATGCGGCGGATCGCAACCAGTTCGGCAAGCCGATCGGGCGCCAGCAGGCGGTGCAGCAGCAATTGGCGGTGATGGCCGAAAAGGTCGTGATGGCGCGGATGGCGGCCGACATGGGCAGCCGCGGCGCCTTTCCGCCTTCGCTGGCGGCCGCCGCGACCGCCAAACAGGTCGCGAGCACCGCGGGCGCCGACATTTGCGCGATCGCGCATGCGGTCCACGGTGCGATCGGGATCAGCGAGGAATATGACCTGCAACTCTTCACCCGCAGGATCCACGAATGGCGACTCGAGGCGGATGGGGCCACGCACTGGGCGCAGGCGCTCGGCCGCGTCCGGTTGCAGCAATCCGATATGAGCACGCTCGACTTTGTGCGCAGCGCCGAGGACACCGGCACAGTCTCGGCCTGA
- a CDS encoding PepSY-associated TM helix domain-containing protein, translating into MHDRVQIRPVTRKSRKAFWLKQLHTWHWVSSAISLIGLLLFAITGFTLNHAAEIEGAPKVVTQEASLPPALLPMVAVDDAPDAKKPLPPEIAAWVEKELAQKGGGDAEWSAAEIYLPLPRPGGDGWVSIDRETGAVSSEVTDRGWISYLNDLHKGRNSGTVWKWFIDIFVLACVVFSFTGLFLLQLHAAKRPSTWPLVGAGLAIPAFLAAFFIH; encoded by the coding sequence GTGCACGATCGCGTTCAGATTCGTCCGGTTACCCGCAAAAGCCGCAAGGCCTTCTGGCTGAAGCAATTGCATACTTGGCACTGGGTGAGTTCGGCGATCAGCCTGATCGGCCTTCTGCTCTTCGCGATCACCGGCTTCACGCTCAACCACGCCGCTGAAATCGAGGGCGCGCCCAAGGTGGTGACGCAGGAAGCCTCCTTGCCGCCCGCGCTGCTGCCCATGGTAGCCGTCGACGATGCGCCCGACGCCAAAAAGCCGCTGCCGCCCGAAATCGCGGCTTGGGTGGAAAAGGAACTGGCGCAAAAAGGGGGCGGGGACGCCGAATGGTCCGCCGCCGAAATCTATCTCCCGCTGCCGCGCCCCGGCGGCGATGGCTGGGTCTCGATCGACCGCGAAACCGGCGCGGTGAGCAGCGAGGTCACCGATCGCGGCTGGATCAGCTATCTCAACGATCTCCACAAGGGCCGCAATTCGGGCACGGTGTGGAAATGGTTCATCGACATTTTCGTGCTCGCCTGTGTCGTCTTCTCGTTCACCGGGCTTTTCCTGCTCCAGCTGCACGCCGCCAAACGACCGAGCACCTGGCCCTTGGTGGGCGCAGGGCTTGCCATTCCGGCGTTTCTCGCCGCCTTTTTCATCCATTGA
- a CDS encoding DUF2271 domain-containing protein, which produces MQISHRIVIAGMALGGAALGVDPAMAQTLDLTVTIPRMSVAEYHRPYVAIWLEKEGMTPRTLSVWYDHDMKANEGTKWLRDVRQWWRASGRTLKFPADGITGATRAPGAQKISFTAGRGSLGALTPGNYTLLVEASREVGGREVVRLPFAWPPKPGQVVRVGGTTELGAVSLGFRK; this is translated from the coding sequence ATGCAGATCTCGCATCGCATCGTGATTGCAGGAATGGCCCTTGGCGGCGCGGCGCTGGGCGTCGATCCGGCCATGGCCCAGACGCTCGATCTGACGGTAACCATCCCGCGCATGTCGGTGGCCGAATATCATCGCCCCTATGTGGCGATCTGGCTGGAAAAGGAGGGGATGACCCCGCGCACCCTGTCGGTCTGGTACGATCACGATATGAAGGCGAATGAAGGCACCAAATGGCTGCGCGATGTGCGTCAATGGTGGCGCGCCTCGGGCCGCACGCTCAAATTCCCCGCCGACGGCATCACCGGCGCCACCCGCGCACCAGGCGCGCAGAAGATTTCGTTCACCGCCGGCCGCGGTTCGCTCGGCGCGCTCACGCCGGGCAATTACACGCTGCTCGTCGAGGCCTCGCGCGAGGTTGGCGGCCGCGAAGTCGTGCGCCTGCCCTTTGCCTGGCCGCCCAAGCCCGGCCAGGTCGTCCGCGTCGGCGGCACCACCGAACTGGGCGCCGTATCGCTTGGCTTCCGCAAATAA
- a CDS encoding DUF4198 domain-containing protein — MKKKLLLLASTIAMLLPAGAHAHRAWMLPSSTVLSGDDVWVTVDAAISNDLFYFEHQPMRLDTVKATGPDGAEEKIEHAATGRYRSTFDVHLVKKGTYKIGSAGTGVVGGYTLNGEQKRLPRGLSADKLAAAIPAGATDVKLTETASRNEIFVTVGAPTDTVLKPVGKGLELVPVTHPNDLIAGEAAVFGFTVDGKPAANIELTVIPGGIRYRDALKEMKLTTDAEGKVSITWPEAGMYWLSASATDKATTVPNATERRMTYVSTLEVLAP; from the coding sequence GTGAAGAAAAAGCTTCTGCTTCTGGCATCGACGATCGCGATGCTCCTGCCCGCCGGCGCCCATGCGCACCGCGCCTGGATGCTGCCTTCGTCGACTGTGCTGTCGGGGGACGATGTCTGGGTCACGGTCGACGCCGCGATCTCGAACGACCTATTCTATTTCGAACATCAGCCGATGCGGCTCGACACGGTGAAGGCCACCGGGCCCGACGGTGCCGAGGAAAAGATCGAGCACGCCGCCACCGGCCGCTATCGCAGCACCTTCGACGTCCATCTGGTCAAGAAGGGCACCTACAAGATCGGCTCTGCCGGCACCGGCGTCGTTGGTGGATACACGCTCAACGGCGAGCAGAAGCGCCTGCCGCGCGGCCTTTCGGCGGACAAGCTGGCCGCCGCCATTCCTGCCGGCGCCACCGATGTGAAGCTTACCGAAACCGCATCGCGCAACGAAATCTTCGTCACCGTCGGCGCGCCCACCGACACCGTTCTAAAGCCCGTGGGCAAGGGGCTTGAACTGGTGCCGGTCACACACCCCAATGATCTCATCGCGGGCGAAGCGGCGGTGTTTGGTTTCACGGTCGATGGCAAGCCTGCCGCCAATATCGAACTCACCGTCATTCCGGGCGGCATCCGCTACCGCGATGCGCTGAAGGAAATGAAGCTCACGACCGATGCCGAAGGCAAGGTCAGCATCACCTGGCCCGAAGCCGGCATGTACTGGCTGAGCGCGTCCGCCACCGACAAGGCGACGACCGTGCCGAACGCCACCGAACGGCGCATGACCTATGTCTCGACGCTCGAGGTGCTCGCACCCTGA
- a CDS encoding FAD:protein FMN transferase, which produces MGTTWSLRAGAPEQGLPAGVRERIEAVLGRVIAQMSNWEPASDISRFNRAPLGTWQYIPDDFRAVLQAGLGVARRSGGAFDPAIGQCVDRWGFGPARREVATKSPAGGFWTAIELDGSRARRTADVELDFCGIAKGFAVDAVVHALQEAGLRHFIVEIGGELRGVGVKPDGQPWWVDIEAPPGLALPRTRVALSGLAVATSGDYRRYFEDAGIRHAHSIDPQTGAPVLNAVASVTILHESAMLADAWATALMVSGPARGADLAEREGLAALIVTRTLGGASEYLSPALTAML; this is translated from the coding sequence ATGGGCACCACCTGGTCGCTGCGCGCGGGCGCGCCCGAACAGGGGCTGCCCGCAGGCGTGCGCGAGCGGATCGAGGCGGTGCTGGGCCGCGTCATCGCGCAGATGAGCAACTGGGAACCGGCTTCGGATATCAGCCGGTTCAACCGCGCGCCCCTCGGCACGTGGCAGTATATCCCCGACGATTTCCGCGCGGTGCTGCAGGCCGGGCTCGGTGTCGCGCGGCGCAGTGGCGGCGCGTTCGACCCTGCCATCGGCCAGTGCGTCGATCGCTGGGGCTTTGGCCCCGCACGGCGCGAAGTCGCAACCAAAAGCCCCGCCGGCGGCTTCTGGACCGCGATCGAACTGGACGGTAGCCGCGCGCGCCGTACGGCGGATGTCGAGCTCGATTTCTGCGGCATTGCTAAGGGCTTTGCGGTCGATGCGGTGGTGCATGCGCTTCAGGAAGCGGGCCTTCGCCATTTCATCGTCGAGATTGGCGGCGAGCTGCGCGGCGTGGGCGTCAAGCCCGACGGGCAACCCTGGTGGGTCGATATCGAGGCGCCACCAGGGCTCGCGCTGCCGCGCACCCGGGTTGCGCTCAGCGGGTTGGCGGTTGCTACCTCGGGCGATTATCGCCGCTATTTCGAGGATGCGGGCATCCGGCATGCGCACAGCATCGATCCACAGACCGGCGCGCCAGTGCTGAATGCGGTGGCGTCGGTCACCATCCTCCATGAATCGGCGATGCTGGCCGATGCCTGGGCCACCGCGCTGATGGTTTCCGGGCCTGCGCGCGGCGCTGATCTTGCGGAGCGTGAGGGGCTGGCCGCGCTTATCGTCACGCGCACGCTGGGCGGTGCCAGCGAATATCTCTCGCCCGCGCTGACGGCGATGCTCTGA
- a CDS encoding TonB-dependent receptor, whose protein sequence is MTKTLVKYFLATSALYVIPITAHAQESSSNKSQIEDIIVTARKTAESLQNAPVSITAFSQDFLENQNIQQVDKIAQFTPNLIISRQPSSLTAASVMIRGVGQTEPSAVAEPGVGMYLDGVYIARTGGAILDLVDLERVEVLRGPQGTLFGRNTIGGAVQLVSRAPTDELHAEQKLGYGSFDSWYSKTTLNTGYIAGSPFKATLSYLHRQKDGWVDNKLTPGSRDPNALNSDAIWVRVRGDLSEQLRVDYSFDWNDRKGAPPYFQFVAGTDNVINYFSRSESLGGDPFIFSRKRLRDGLQEGFTDRNGKYRWDSRAKTQGHSLTLQYEASDALTLKSISAYRKFDQDTILGLSGNGDLLGVVFDGTSPTLTSVQRVTTYQGNNAPQKQKQYSQELQATGTIGDFNYVLGGYYFHEKANEFNRQFLTIVTPVAGLPFLGFPADVADAVQALNPGLDLIGVNAFPPGHFGGTADSYALFGQASWRPSALAGRLEITGGLRHTWDKKTIFIDNDGDGISDVNGKDRFTNLSWLASASYKITEDVMAYARVSTGYKSGGFNPRTTVLNPFDPEKVTSYEGGVKADWFDRRLRTNIALYRTDYKDRQINQFASGTGGATSIILNAGRATIQGIEFEATAVPVEGLTINGSFGYTDPKFKRFDFRDPATNQIIDVADEARFSNVPEWSWNAGAQYDFPSLGFGELLARVDYSWRSRMYFFPLDRVNIFNTEVSSPSQGTLSARLTLSELAVGDTGAKAEISLWGENLANNDKLAYGIDFGGLGFGGAYFAEPRSFGVDVKFSY, encoded by the coding sequence ATGACCAAGACTCTCGTCAAATATTTTCTCGCGACATCTGCCCTATATGTAATTCCTATTACAGCGCACGCTCAGGAATCAAGCAGTAATAAGTCCCAGATCGAAGATATTATCGTCACTGCGCGCAAAACCGCAGAATCCCTTCAGAATGCCCCTGTATCGATCACCGCCTTTTCGCAGGACTTTCTGGAGAACCAGAATATCCAGCAGGTCGACAAGATCGCGCAGTTCACCCCCAACCTGATCATTTCGCGGCAACCGTCGAGCCTGACCGCCGCGTCGGTGATGATCCGCGGCGTCGGCCAGACCGAACCTTCGGCGGTGGCAGAGCCGGGCGTCGGCATGTATCTGGACGGCGTCTATATCGCGCGCACCGGCGGCGCGATCCTCGACCTTGTCGATCTGGAGCGCGTGGAAGTGCTGCGTGGGCCGCAAGGCACGCTGTTCGGCCGCAACACGATCGGCGGTGCGGTCCAGCTGGTGTCGCGCGCGCCGACCGACGAGCTCCACGCCGAGCAGAAGCTGGGTTATGGCAGCTTCGACAGCTGGTACAGCAAGACGACGCTCAACACCGGCTATATCGCCGGATCGCCCTTCAAGGCGACGTTGTCCTACCTCCACCGCCAGAAGGACGGCTGGGTCGACAACAAGCTGACCCCGGGCAGCCGTGACCCCAATGCGCTCAACAGCGACGCGATCTGGGTCCGCGTGCGCGGCGATCTGAGCGAACAGCTGCGCGTCGATTACAGCTTTGACTGGAACGACCGGAAGGGCGCACCGCCCTATTTCCAGTTCGTCGCCGGAACGGACAATGTGATCAATTATTTCAGCCGATCGGAAAGTCTGGGCGGCGATCCGTTCATCTTCAGCCGCAAGCGGCTGCGTGACGGGTTGCAGGAGGGCTTTACCGACCGCAACGGCAAATATCGCTGGGATTCGCGTGCCAAGACCCAGGGCCATTCGCTGACGCTGCAATATGAGGCGAGCGATGCGCTGACGCTGAAATCGATCAGCGCATACCGCAAGTTCGATCAGGACACGATTCTGGGCCTGAGCGGCAACGGCGATCTGCTGGGTGTCGTGTTCGATGGCACCTCCCCCACGCTGACCTCGGTGCAGCGCGTGACGACCTATCAGGGCAACAACGCGCCGCAGAAGCAGAAGCAATATTCGCAGGAATTGCAGGCGACCGGAACGATCGGCGATTTCAACTATGTGCTGGGCGGATATTATTTCCACGAGAAGGCCAACGAGTTTAATCGCCAGTTCCTGACAATCGTGACCCCGGTGGCGGGCCTGCCCTTTCTCGGCTTCCCCGCTGATGTGGCCGACGCCGTTCAGGCGCTCAACCCCGGGCTCGACCTGATCGGTGTCAACGCCTTCCCACCGGGGCATTTCGGCGGCACCGCCGATTCCTATGCGCTGTTCGGGCAGGCCAGCTGGCGCCCCTCGGCGCTGGCCGGCCGGTTGGAAATCACCGGCGGGCTTCGCCACACCTGGGATAAAAAGACGATCTTCATCGACAATGACGGCGACGGCATTTCCGATGTGAACGGCAAGGATCGGTTCACCAACCTGTCCTGGCTCGCCTCGGCCAGCTACAAGATTACCGAGGACGTGATGGCCTATGCCCGCGTTTCGACGGGGTATAAGAGCGGCGGCTTCAACCCGCGCACAACCGTGCTCAACCCGTTCGATCCGGAAAAGGTGACGTCTTATGAAGGCGGGGTGAAGGCCGACTGGTTCGACCGGCGGCTGCGCACCAACATCGCGCTTTACCGCACCGATTATAAGGACCGGCAGATCAACCAGTTCGCTTCGGGCACGGGCGGGGCAACGTCGATCATCCTCAATGCAGGCCGGGCGACGATCCAGGGTATCGAGTTCGAGGCGACCGCCGTGCCGGTGGAAGGGCTGACGATCAACGGATCGTTCGGCTATACCGATCCCAAGTTCAAACGCTTCGACTTCCGCGACCCGGCGACCAACCAGATTATCGACGTGGCCGACGAAGCGCGTTTCTCGAACGTCCCGGAATGGAGCTGGAACGCGGGGGCGCAATATGACTTCCCCTCACTCGGCTTTGGCGAGCTGCTTGCCCGGGTCGATTATTCGTGGCGGAGCCGGATGTATTTCTTCCCGCTCGACCGGGTGAACATCTTCAACACCGAGGTCTCCTCGCCCAGTCAGGGCACGCTCTCGGCGCGGCTTACGCTCTCTGAACTGGCGGTGGGCGATACCGGGGCCAAGGCCGAAATCTCGCTTTGGGGCGAAAATCTCGCGAATAACGACAAGCTGGCTTACGGCATCGACTTTGGCGGGCTGGGCTTTGGCGGCGCCTATTTCGCTGAACCCCGCAGCTTTGGGGTCGATGTGAAATTCAGCTACTAA
- a CDS encoding amidohydrolase family protein — translation MKARSIMLMLAALGLATAPARAERKPVDIAITDATIVDVEQGRTIPGQMLVIRGEDIVAVGPAATVARDWRAARTISARSRYVIPGLWDMHVHFGGGPELLEENKALLPLYVAHGITTVRDAAGDIPYDVLKWREEIASGTLFGPHLLTSGPKIEGLKPVWKGTLEAGSQADVDAALARLQGLRADFVKITDSTLDPQLFLYAVSRAKALGLNSSGHIPMALTVQQAADAGLSSIEHLDYAYKAGVKDEAAIAADFAAGRIDRAEANRRIDSGFDRDVAMAAYRRFAAQGLSVTPTLNGSRIIAWLDSDDHASDAYLAYIGPKLRETYNWRVERAAKADAAAIAARHAHFDRMAAVLPMLAEAGVPIMAGTDAGFLNSFNYPGIGLHDELSLFVARGLSPAQALKAATWAGPSWFGKLDRYGALAAGKAADIVLLSQNPLERIEATRAIDSVILRGKLYDRAALDAMLAETRTKVAAWNAAAKAN, via the coding sequence ATGAAAGCACGATCGATCATGCTGATGCTCGCGGCGCTGGGGCTGGCGACCGCGCCGGCACGGGCGGAACGCAAGCCGGTGGATATCGCCATCACCGACGCCACCATCGTCGATGTCGAACAGGGCCGGACAATCCCGGGCCAGATGCTCGTCATCCGCGGCGAAGACATCGTCGCCGTCGGCCCCGCCGCCACGGTCGCGCGCGATTGGCGCGCGGCCCGCACGATTTCGGCTAGGTCGCGCTATGTCATCCCGGGGCTATGGGACATGCACGTTCATTTCGGCGGCGGTCCTGAGCTTCTTGAGGAGAACAAGGCGCTCCTCCCGCTCTATGTGGCGCACGGCATCACCACGGTGCGCGATGCCGCGGGGGACATTCCCTATGACGTGCTCAAATGGCGCGAAGAGATCGCCAGCGGCACGCTGTTCGGCCCCCATCTGCTCACCTCGGGGCCCAAGATCGAGGGGCTGAAGCCGGTCTGGAAGGGCACGCTCGAAGCGGGCAGCCAGGCCGATGTCGATGCTGCACTCGCCCGGCTGCAGGGGCTGCGCGCCGATTTCGTCAAGATCACCGACAGCACGCTCGATCCCCAGCTTTTCCTCTATGCGGTGTCGCGCGCAAAGGCGCTGGGCCTCAATTCCTCGGGGCATATCCCGATGGCGCTCACCGTCCAGCAGGCCGCCGATGCCGGGCTCAGCTCGATCGAACATCTCGACTATGCCTATAAGGCCGGGGTGAAGGACGAGGCGGCGATCGCCGCCGATTTCGCGGCCGGGCGGATCGACCGGGCGGAGGCGAACCGGCGGATCGACAGCGGGTTCGACCGCGATGTCGCGATGGCCGCCTATCGCCGCTTCGCAGCCCAAGGCCTGTCGGTCACCCCGACGCTCAACGGCAGCCGCATCATCGCCTGGCTCGACAGCGACGATCATGCCAGCGACGCCTATCTCGCCTATATCGGGCCAAAACTGCGCGAGACCTATAATTGGCGCGTCGAGCGCGCGGCCAAGGCCGATGCCGCTGCCATCGCCGCCCGTCACGCGCATTTCGACCGGATGGCCGCCGTGCTGCCGATGCTGGCCGAGGCCGGCGTCCCGATCATGGCCGGCACCGATGCGGGCTTCCTCAATTCGTTCAACTATCCCGGCATCGGCCTCCACGACGAACTCAGCCTGTTCGTCGCGCGCGGGCTGTCCCCGGCACAGGCGCTGAAGGCCGCCACCTGGGCTGGCCCGTCCTGGTTCGGCAAGCTCGATCGCTACGGCGCGCTGGCGGCGGGCAAGGCGGCGGATATCGTGCTGCTCAGCCAGAACCCGCTCGAGCGGATCGAGGCGACCCGCGCGATCGACAGCGTTATCCTGCGCGGCAAGCTCTACGACCGCGCCGCGCTCGATGCGATGCTCGCGGAAACGCGCACGAAAGTGGCCGCCTGGAACGCGGCGGCCAAGGCCAACTAA